In Phorcysia thermohydrogeniphila, the DNA window GTTATTTCGCTTGCAGAGAGCTTAGCCGCACTTGCACCTTTTAGCTCGTAGGCAACGGGTATATGTGTGTGACCAAAAAAGCACACAGGACGAACCTGTCTTATTAGGGCTGAGTAGGCATCCTCTGCTGTTAAGATGTACTCCATACTTCCCGGAGCTACAGGCGTGTCATGAACTAACTGATAACTTTGGGTAAAAGCCTGAACTCCCTTTTCCATCAACTTGTTTAAGAGGGAGGGCTTTACCATTTCTTTGGTCCAGAGGATTGCCCTTGCAGCGTAATCGTTAAGTGCCGTTATGTCAACAAAGCTTAGAAGGGCAAGCTCGTGGTTTCCGAGGATGAACTGGGAGCAGTTTTCAAGTACCCATTCTAAGCACTCGTTCGGGAAAGCTCCGTAGCCGATAACGTCGCCTAAGCACCATATTTCGTCTACTTTTTCTTTTTGGAGCTCCTTGGCTACTGCCTCAAGGGCGTGGTAGTTACTGTGAATGTCGGATATTATTCCCACTTTCATGACAGTTAAAGTTTATTATGGGAGGCGAGTTAATGGAAGTGGAAATCCTTAGCCTTCGTTCAAGGGCTCTAAAAGCCGTTAGAGACTTTTTCTACTCTCAAGGTTTCTTGGAAGTTGAAACGCCTCTCCTTGTCCCTTATGAAAACCCAGATTCAAACGTTAAAAACGTAAAGGTTCCCTTTCAAGATTTTGCGGGAAAAAGCTACCATTGGTACCTCCACACCTCCCCTGAGTTTTTTATGAAAAGGCTCTTGTGGTACGGTGCCGAGCGGATTTTTCAGGTCTGTAAAGTCTTTAGGGACGGA includes these proteins:
- a CDS encoding metallophosphoesterase family protein; protein product: MKVGIISDIHSNYHALEAVAKELQKEKVDEIWCLGDVIGYGAFPNECLEWVLENCSQFILGNHELALLSFVDITALNDYAARAILWTKEMVKPSLLNKLMEKGVQAFTQSYQLVHDTPVAPGSMEYILTAEDAYSALIRQVRPVCFFGHTHIPVAYELKGASAAKLSASEITLSSGRYLINPGSVGQPRDRNPDASFIIVSDGKVYFRRKSYDVKSAAKAILKEGLPEFLAARLLAGV